CCCGCAGTCCTTCCGGGGCAGGGAAATGGTCGGGGCGGAGGGCGGCGGCCAGCGCCTGCAGCCCCAGCAGCAGCGTAGGGGCCGGGGTGTTCAGGAACTCGTCGCGGATGCAGTAGATGCGGCCTTGCACCACCGCCCGCACGTCCTCCCACCCGCGCTCGCGCACGATCTTCTCCAGGGGGACGCGGTCGCCGGCGCCGCACCAGGCCGCCACGATGACCTCGGGGTCCTCCGCTTCTACCGTCTTGGCCAGGGTGCGGCTTCCGGGCTCGCCCAGGAAATCGCCGCCCGCCGCCTCCACCAGCTCCGCCACCCAGCGCTGCGAGCGGATCAGCGGCTTGCCCCACTCCTCGCAATAGACGCGCGGGCGCGGGCCCGTGCCCGCGCATTTCGCGCGAACCGCGGCGACCTTTTCCTGCATCGCCCGGATCACCCGCTCGCCGCGTTCTGCCGCCCCGCAGAGGCCGGCGATAGCGGCGATGTCGCCATAAACGTCGGCCAGGCTCTTGGGGGCGAGGCCGAGGAAGCGCGCGCCCGCCTTCAGGATCTCGCCCAACGCCTTCTCCTGGTAAGGCACAGCGGCGATCACCAGGTCCGGCCGCACCTTCAGGATCTGCTCCGCCTTCGCCGTCCAGGAATCGGAGACGATAGTGCGCCCGCCCTTCTTTACTTCGGGACAGACGTCGGCGCAGTACCGGGTGCAGGCCACCACGCGCTCCAGCATCCCCAAGCGCTCCAGGATCACGGTGGCGCTGGGCTGCAAGCAGGCGATGCGGCAGGGAGTGAAATCGGCGGCCATGGGATGGGGGCTAGTGCAGCAGGGGCGCGTCGGCCACGCGGAAGCGCTCCAGCTCCTCGATTGCGGTCTCCGGCAG
This genomic window from Terriglobales bacterium contains:
- a CDS encoding ABC transporter substrate-binding protein — protein: MAADFTPCRIACLQPSATVILERLGMLERVVACTRYCADVCPEVKKGGRTIVSDSWTAKAEQILKVRPDLVIAAVPYQEKALGEILKAGARFLGLAPKSLADVYGDIAAIAGLCGAAERGERVIRAMQEKVAAVRAKCAGTGPRPRVYCEEWGKPLIRSQRWVAELVEAAGGDFLGEPGSRTLAKTVEAEDPEVIVAAWCGAGDRVPLEKIVRERGWEDVRAVVQGRIYCIRDEFLNTPAPTLLLGLQALAAALRPDHFPAPEGLR